One Pseudorasbora parva isolate DD20220531a chromosome 4, ASM2467924v1, whole genome shotgun sequence genomic region harbors:
- the nanos3 gene encoding nanos homolog 3: MAFSLLSYILTAHGSMEPKNEYFQPWRDYLGFPDMIRGMQRRGAQSGAGRSEPAAALMASPSGATRSHTAGTREKRSAETSKSPSITPERKFCSFCKHNGEAESVFTAHYLKDRTGNVTCPYLSQYMCPLCGATGANAHTKRFCPLVDKTYSSVYARK, from the coding sequence ATGGCTTTTTCTCTTCTCAGTTACATCCTGACAGCCCACGGTTCCATGGAGCCCAAAAATGAGTACTTTCAGCCCTGGAGGGACTACCTGGGTTTTCCTGACATGATCAGAGGAATGCAACGGCGAGGAGCGCAGTCGGGCGCGGGCAGGAGTGAACCGGCGGCCGCGCTCATGGCGTCTCCAAGCGGCGCGACGCGCTCACACACGGCCGGGACGAGGGAGAAGAGGAGCGCGGAAACCTCCAAGAGTCCCAGCATCACGCCCGAGAGGAAGTTTTGCAGCTTCTGCAAGCACAACGGAGAGGCGGAGTCCGTGTTCACCGCGCACTACCTTAAGGACCGTACCGGGAACGTGACGTGCCCGTACTTGAGCCAGTACATGTGTCCCCTTTGCGGGGCCACCGGGGCCAACGCGCACACGAAGAGGTTCTGCCCGCTCGTGGATAAAACCTACAGCTCCGTGTACGCCAGAAAATAG
- the si:ch211-286b5.5 gene encoding guanine nucleotide-binding protein G(I)/G(S)/G(O) subunit gamma-5 has translation MSNNNASSSSVAVATKAVKQLRLEAKIRRINVSQAATDLKNFCLQNAHKDPLLMGVPSSDNPFRPPKSCGLL, from the exons ATGTCCAACAATAACGCCAGCAGCAGCAGTGTGGCTGTGGCGACGAAAGCCGTCAAACAGCTCAGACTAGAGGCGAAGATACGACGAATTAAC GTGTCTCAAGCTGCCACAGACCTGAAGAACTTCTGCCTGCAGAACGCCCATAAAGACCCTCTGCTGATGGGCGTCCCGTCCAGCGACAACCCCTTCCGCCCGCCCAAGTCCTGCGGGCTGCTCTGA
- the si:ch211-286b5.2 gene encoding uncharacterized protein si:ch211-286b5.2 translates to MTKRKAKTAGEFKPPKRAQPRVKRQRSTEKTTDENQIQTLNSENNNSHNASCSEKLDEHPPEQSTLQNSTTEFPVDSSCSLEEKTCNDDNDGNGTHPPEVSPEIDQTIAVKTPEPNNSDKCSLSKPFNIEVSNEDQPDIEPDDEQSEITSNSNHESQKVPDDCDSELPSNGCQAERQLSHEDSVATEPKMMAERLESSAENSVDETGLQMIEDADPSVKRKVRKRMGMCRLGEKKRILKEQPIKENASGGGQENEAGQVITEELVMMSDDLKTDGVISLEEEAATESEVSASSLPTSCPLEEIAVQVEQEQPNVQYGNDPQVQILVERMLRVQEITDNTIPSHANSDDPLEKVETESVEHNTNESFIREDKPEMCEDVTAETGTEAAEDLAEVCKESTDVSAQDAVVIEIEGPLEVPKETTEASASASEDANHFEELLVVQGNEMEVEESRPCERDMKNSISGHANEQCMELTDNAADETVSALPVMDEIEDKCESSDCTSVAAALTAEKTVTCEDSSMWSLSLPAAPPCGEDKDVQSVTEYDGLPSDVHEPHLSPADEPDPSSQLSSFSLTDSQLKNMVLSLDDLPISEAACDLEDATELVCSLIRDLTYLNQMVRDAHRKIGFVQQGRKPPRPQFRSNYGPPH, encoded by the exons atgacGAAAAGAAAAGCAAAGACTGCAG gaGAGTTCAAACCTCCTAAGAGAGCGCAGCCCAGAGTAAAACGACAGAGAAGCACTGAAAAAACAACAGATGAAAATCAG ATTCAGACACTAAATTCAGAAAACAACAACTCCCATAATGCATCATGCTCAGAGAAGCTGGATGAGCATCCGCCTGAACAGAGCACATTACAAAACTCAACTACAGAGTTCCCTGTTGACTCTAGTTGTTCCCTGGAAGAAAAAACATGCAATGATGACAATGATGGAAATGGCACACACCCACCTGAGGTTTCTCCTGAGATTGATCAAACTATCGCAGTGAAAACCCCAGAGCCTAACAATAGCGACAAGTGCTCTCTCTCTAAACCTTTCAATATCGAAGTTTCCAATGAAGATCAGCCTGATATAGAGCCGGATGATGAACAGAGTGAAATCACAAGCAATTCAAACCATGAATCTCAGAAGGTCCCAGATGACTGTGACTCTGAATTACCATCAAATGGGTGTCAAGCCGAAAGACAATTGTCACATGAGGACAGTGTAGCCACTGAACCCAAGATGATGGCCGAACGATTAGAGTCTTCAGCTGAGAACTCAGTTGACGAGACAGGACTTCAGATGATAGAAGATGCAGATCCTTCTGTAAAGAGGAAAGTAAGAAAGAGAATGGGAATGTGTCGGCTTGGAGAAAAGAAGAGGATACTCAAGGAACAGCCGATTAAAGAAAATGCATCTGGAGGAGGACAGGAGAACGAGGCAGGTCAAGTTATCACTGAGGAGTTGGTTATGATGAGTGACGATTTAAAGACAGATGGCGTTATCTCTCTCGAAGAGGAGGCAGCTACTGAGTCAGAGGTTTCAGCATCCTCCCTCCCAACCTCTTGCCCATTGGAGGAGATAGCTGTACAGGTGGAGCAAGAGCAGCCTAATGTGCAGTATGGGAATGATCCTCAAGTTCAGATATTGGTGGAACGCATGTTAAGGGTGCAAGAAATCACTGACAATACAATCCCGTCCCACGCTAATTCTGATGACCCTCTTGAGAAAGTTGAAACTGAATCTGTGGAGCATAACACTAATGAAAGCTTCATTAGAGAAGATAAGCCAGAAATGTGCGAGGACGTCACAGCTGAGACTGGTACCGAAGCGGCTGAAGATTTAGCCGAAGTTTGCAAGGAATCAACCGATGTTTCAGCTCAAGATGCGGTTGTGATAGAGATAGAGGGTCCACTTGAAGTTCCCAAAGAGACCACCGAAGCCTCAGCATCCGCTTCTGAGGATGCTAACCATTTTGAAGAACTGCTCGTAGTGCAAGGCAACGAGATGGAGGTTGAGGAGAGCCGTCCATGTGAACGTGACATGAAAAATTCAATCAGCGGTCACGCCAATGAACAGTGTATGGAGCTCACGGATAATGCAGCCGATGAGACCGTCAGTGCACTTCCTGTAATGGACGAGATAGAAGATAAGTGTGAGTCTTCAGACTGTACTTCGGTTgctgcagctctaacagctgaGAAAACAGTGACCTGTGAAGACAGCAGCATGTGGAGTTTGTCCTTACCTGCAGCCCCACCTTGTGGTGAAGATAAAGACGTGCAA TCAGTTACAGAGTATGATGGTTTACCGAGTGACGTCCACGAGCCTCATCTGAGTCCCGCAGATGAACCAGATCCCTCCAGCCAGTTATCCAGCTTCTCCTTGACAGATTCCCAGCTCAAAAACATGGTTCTGAG TTTGGACGACCTGCCCATCTCAGAAGCCGCTTGTGATCTGGAAGATGCCACAGAGCTGGTGTGCAGCCTAATCAGAGATCTCACCTATCTCAA TCAGATGGTGAGGGATGCACACAGGAAGATTGGATTTGTGCAACAAGGCAGAAAACCCCCAAGACCACAGTTTCGCAGCAATTATGGCCCTCCACACTAG
- the si:ch211-286b5.4 gene encoding afadin- and alpha-actinin-binding protein: MAHKQLSRSSSSRIRAQDCSEILNSVLLPHHHHHHDEPTHRIFREEQRDLITSLQEQLIEKDLHISRLQEALSFEREKCARLQCRGVQQGAELKRREQHIVRMREKLSQLSDRLKPRGVCEMRSTARSYDTAMEIINVLPKRTGRREPGFKPAKADGRTEEALRLLLDRREAELREAMKLRHALTTLLHTLRDQMAQTLQEDSAELRDEDKNNVLVQSEQCLGDHVTGGVVQEWMQVQKRLQELVCQSPVCQGTDQEKLLAHVEEELEQSRELIRAQQQLLQDSVAPPLPAVLTDCYYLEEWERLQDRWEELNRQRRSFQRERQAFTEAAIRLGHERSEFEQQKASRLKSEFLLSISPVVKSCQWNRRESTALDLRAAAPDQLSLSPCTTPSPEGSEVRPGSCRSVVMTPNTPELFSALKLSYRRSERMLQSPDEHSDWPF, translated from the exons ATGGCACACAAACAGCTCTCAAGATCATCATCATCCCGCATCCGAGCTCAAGACTGCTCAG AGATCCTGAACTCCGTTCTTCtgcctcatcatcatcatcatcatgatgAGCCCACACACAGGATCTTCAGAGAAGAGCAGCGAGACCTGATCACCTCACTACAG GAGCAGCTCATAGAGAAGGACCTGCACATCTCCAGGCTACAAGAAGCTCTGAGCTTTGAAAGAGAAAAG tgcgCGCGGCTGCAGTGCCGCGGTGTCCAGCAGGGGGCGGAGCTGAAGCGCAGAGAGCAGCACATCGTCCGCATGCGGGAGAAGCTTTCCCAGCTCAGCGACAGACTCAAGCCGCGCGGCGTGTGTGAGATGAGATCCACGGCCCGCTCTTACGACACTG CCATGGAGATCATAAATGTGTTGCCAAAGCGGACCGGACGGAGGGAGCCTGGCTTCAAGCCTGCAAAGGCTGATGGGAG GACAGAAGAGGCGCTGCGTCTGCTGCTGGACCGACGGGAGGCTGAGCTCAGAGAGGCCATGAAGCTGCGGCACGCGCTCACCACACTACTGCACACGCTCAGAGATCAAATGGCACAG ACTCTACAAGAGGACAGTGCAGAACTGCGGGATGAGGACAAAAACAATGTGCTGGTCCAATCAGAGCAGTGCCTTGGAGATCATGTGACCGGAGGTGTGGTCCAGGAGTGGATGCAAGTCCAGAAAAGACTCCAGGAGCTCGTGTGCCAGA GTCCTGTCTGTCAAGGAACGGACCAGGAGAAGCTGCTGGCTCATGTGGAGGAAGAGCTGGAGCAGAGCCGGGAGCTGATCCGAGCACAACAGCAGTTACTGCAG GACAGTGTGGCTCCGCCCCTCCCCGCTGTGCTGACGGACTGCTACTATCTGGAGGAGTGGGAGCGGCTGCAGGACCGCTGGGAGGAGCTTAACCGGCAGAGGCGGAGCTTCCAGCGAGAGAGGCAGGCCTTCACGGAGGCCGCTATTCGACTGGGCCACGAG agaaGCGAGTTCGAGCAGCAGAAAGCCTCCCGTTTGAAGTCCGAGTTCCTCCTCAGTATTTCTCCCGTTGTGAAAAGCTGTCAGTGGAACCGGAGAGAGAGCACCGCGCTCGACCTGC GCGCTGCGGCTCCCGATCAGCTCTCCCTCTCGCCGTGTACCACACCATCACCtgaggggtcagaggtcaggcCGGGGTCATGTCGGAGCGTGGTCATGACCCCCAACACCCCTGAGCTGTTCTCTGCTCTTAAACTGTCCTACCGcag GTCGGAGCGGATGCTTCAGTCACCCGATGAACACTCGGACTGGCCCTTTTAG